The Aggregatilinea lenta genome includes a region encoding these proteins:
- a CDS encoding integrase core domain-containing protein: MVGHQVIGTLVDLKRSKHELIAENMFLRQQLVVLERQVVRPKLIQRDRQVLMLLASQIKGWKEALIVVKPDTLIGWHRLGFRLFWRRKSRVRQGRPPIAAEMIALIEEMAINNRTWRAKRIQGELLKLGITVSKETIRKYMRRARQALLPLKRRQTWATFLANHAGEIWACDFVQTYDLFFRTVFVYFIVELESRKVVHYGVTHSPSDGWVAQQIREAMPYTEGPRFLIRDNDKKYRQRFTRVAEDRQIEVVKTPVKAPRANAICERFIGSVRRECLDHLILSERHLQRVIGEYIAYFNHARPHQGIGQRIPDPPEDSLRAGIELPSRIVGNPVLGGLHHDYRRMLE, from the coding sequence GTGGTCGGCCACCAGGTGATCGGGACGCTGGTTGATTTGAAGCGAAGCAAACACGAGTTGATCGCGGAGAACATGTTCCTGCGCCAGCAGTTGGTTGTGCTGGAACGACAGGTAGTCCGTCCGAAGCTAATCCAACGCGATCGACAGGTGCTGATGTTACTGGCGAGTCAGATCAAAGGTTGGAAGGAAGCCTTGATCGTGGTGAAGCCGGACACCTTGATTGGCTGGCACCGATTGGGCTTCCGGTTATTCTGGCGACGAAAATCACGAGTCAGGCAGGGTAGGCCACCGATCGCGGCAGAGATGATTGCGCTGATCGAGGAGATGGCGATTAACAACCGCACCTGGCGGGCCAAACGGATTCAGGGTGAGCTGCTCAAGCTAGGGATCACGGTGAGCAAGGAAACGATCAGGAAGTACATGCGACGAGCGAGACAAGCGTTACTGCCGCTCAAACGGCGCCAGACTTGGGCGACGTTCCTGGCGAATCATGCAGGCGAAATCTGGGCGTGTGATTTTGTGCAGACCTATGACCTCTTCTTCCGAACGGTGTTCGTGTATTTCATCGTTGAATTGGAATCGCGCAAGGTTGTGCACTATGGGGTGACACATTCACCCAGTGATGGGTGGGTTGCTCAACAGATCAGGGAAGCCATGCCCTATACGGAGGGACCTCGCTTTTTAATCCGAGACAATGACAAGAAGTATAGGCAGCGCTTTACCCGAGTAGCCGAGGATCGTCAGATTGAGGTGGTCAAAACGCCGGTGAAGGCACCGCGAGCCAATGCGATTTGCGAGAGGTTCATTGGCAGTGTGAGACGCGAATGTCTGGATCATCTCATCTTGAGTGAGCGACATCTCCAGCGTGTCATTGGAGAGTATATTGCGTATTTCAATCACGCCCGGCCGCATCAAGGGATTGGCCAGCGGATTCCTGATCCACCAGAAGATAGTCTGAGAGCAGGCATCGAGTTGCCATCACGCATCGTCGGAAATCCGGTCCTTGGAGGACTGCACCATGACTATCGACGGATGCTTGAGTGA
- the fbp gene encoding class 1 fructose-bisphosphatase, with the protein MDPEAAPQRLQTIERHILDQQERFPEATGRLTSLLYDIALSAKLIARETTRAGLANILGATTGINVHGEIQQKLDVYADEVIFRMNDHTRRVCVMASEEHDELRRIPDHHQPGYYVLIYDPLDGSSNIDVNASIGTIFAIHRKITPGNGHGTEADVLQPGTALVAAGYVVYGSSTMLVYSTGAGVHGFTLDTSVGEFLLSHPDIRIPSPGKYYSINHGYEREWTPGIRTYVRWCQAQNEPDMQPLAQRYIGSLVADFHRNLLRGGVFLYPGSAANPTGKLRLTYEVQPLAYIAAQAGGYASDGLTDILDLQPKSLHQCVPFFVGNRDLVEQLEQTLAEHDRDALARYRTVRDAV; encoded by the coding sequence ATGGACCCGGAAGCCGCCCCGCAACGGCTGCAAACCATCGAGCGCCACATTCTGGATCAGCAGGAGCGATTCCCCGAAGCCACGGGGCGGCTGACCAGTTTGCTGTACGACATCGCCCTGTCCGCCAAGCTGATCGCACGGGAGACGACGCGCGCCGGACTGGCGAACATCCTCGGCGCGACGACAGGCATCAACGTGCACGGCGAGATCCAGCAGAAGCTCGACGTCTACGCGGATGAGGTGATCTTCCGCATGAACGACCACACACGGCGCGTGTGCGTTATGGCATCGGAGGAGCACGACGAGCTGCGCCGCATCCCCGATCACCACCAGCCCGGCTACTACGTGCTCATTTACGATCCACTCGACGGCTCATCCAACATCGACGTCAACGCCTCGATCGGTACGATTTTCGCCATCCACCGCAAGATCACGCCGGGCAACGGGCACGGCACGGAGGCGGACGTTTTGCAGCCCGGCACGGCGCTGGTCGCAGCGGGCTACGTCGTGTACGGATCGAGCACGATGCTGGTCTACAGCACGGGTGCGGGCGTGCACGGCTTTACGCTCGATACGAGTGTCGGCGAATTTCTGTTGAGCCACCCGGACATCCGCATCCCGTCGCCGGGCAAGTATTACAGCATCAACCACGGCTACGAGCGCGAGTGGACACCCGGCATCCGCACATACGTGCGCTGGTGCCAGGCGCAGAATGAACCCGACATGCAGCCGCTCGCCCAGCGCTACATCGGGAGCCTCGTGGCGGACTTTCATCGCAATCTGCTGCGCGGCGGCGTGTTCCTCTACCCCGGCAGCGCCGCCAACCCGACCGGCAAGCTGCGTCTGACCTATGAAGTGCAGCCGCTCGCGTACATCGCCGCGCAGGCCGGTGGCTACGCATCGGATGGCCTCACGGATATTCTGGACCTGCAACCGAAGAGTCTGCACCAGTGCGTGCCGTTCTTCGTGGGGAACCGCGATCTGGTCGAGCAGCTCGAACAGACGCTCGCCGAGCACGACCGGGACGCGCTGGCGCGTTACCGGACGGTCCGGGATGCGGTCTAG